The genomic interval GTACCAGCCCAGGTGCGTCGAGCGCGTCAGGTAGAGTTGCCCCGGCGACCCCGAAGGGGCCAGCCGCTCGTCGTCCATCAGCAGTTGCTCCGGCACCAGGTCCCGCATTTCGATCCAGGGGATCGGCAGGAGCTTGTCGTTCACCAGCCGCAGCGTCATGTAGAACTTCTCCCCGGGAAACGCCCGCGTCTCCGGGATGCGCCGCTCGAAGCGCAGCCGGTCGAACACATGCTGAGACCACGTCTTCCCCACAAACCCCGCCATGAGCATGAACGCCCCCAACCCGATCAGCGGCCCGCTCGAGGTGGCAAGGCCGGCCAGGAGCATGAAGAGGGGGATCGGCAGCCAGTAACGTCTAATCCACATCGAGCTTCATTAGCACTTCAGGCTTCAGCATTTCAGGACTGCGGAGCACCGAGCTAGCCGCCTCTTAGGTGGACGATGAAGGACGCGAGCATCTTCTTGACCTCGGTGGCCGCGGCTGCCAGGGATTGATATTGGTCCGTGTGGATATACCTCAAGTCATTGGCCAGTATCAGGTGGTATTCAAGCTCTGTCGCGGAGCGCATGGCGATTTGCAGGAACCGGCGAAACTCGACGTCAGAATCACAGCCACAGCCCTCCGCTATGTTGGTTGGCACCGATGACGCGGCGCGCCGCAGCTGCGCGGTAAGCGCATAAGCCTCGTCGCGAGGAAAGGATTGCGTGGCGCCATATATCGCCAGAGCCAGCTGATGACTCTTCTCCCACACCTTGAGCTGCCGAAAGTCGCGCATCCTTTCCGACCCTGAAATGCTGAAGTGCTGAAATGCTGAAGTCCCGGCTAGCCCTCGACTGGCACCGCCACAGACCCCAGCACTTCCTCCAGCACACCCTCGGCGTCACGGCCGCGGAGGCGGCTCTGGGAGCTGAGGATTGCGCGGTGGGCGAGGATGTAAGGGGCGAGGAACTTGATATCGTCCGGGAGGACGTAGTCCCGGCCGCGGATAGCGGCCAGGGCGCGCGCGCCCCGAAAGAGGCTGATGCTGCCGCGCGGGCTGGCGCCCAGCTCATACGCCGGATGGTGACGCGTCGCCTGGACGATGTGCACGGCGTACTGACGCACGCTTGGCTCGCAGAACACGCGCGGGACGAGGCGTGACAGCCGCACGAGGTCGTCGGCAGTGACCACGGGTTCGAGAGACTCCAGCGGGCTCAGCGACTCGAAGCGCAGCAGGATCTGGTCCTCGTCCTCCGGCGTCGGGTAACCGAGCTTGACCCTCATGAAAAAGCGGTCCAGCTGCGCCTCCGGCAGCGGGAACGTCCCCTCCAGCTCGATCGGGTTCTGGGTGGCGATCACGAGGAAGGGGCTGGGCAGGCGCATCGTTACCCCTTCAACCGTAATCTGGCGTTCCTCCAGCGCCTCGAGGAGCGCGCTTTGCGTCCGCGGTGTCGCGCGGTTGATCTCGTCCGCGAGGACGATGTTGGCGATGATCGGGCCGGGACGGAACTCGAACTCGCCCTGCTTCTGGTTGTAGAAGTGGATGCCCGTGATGTCCGAAGGCATCACGTCCGGCGTGAACTGGATGCGCTTGAAACTGCAGCCGATGGAGCGGGCGATGGC from Dehalococcoidia bacterium carries:
- a CDS encoding four helix bundle protein — its product is MRDFRQLKVWEKSHQLALAIYGATQSFPRDEAYALTAQLRRAASSVPTNIAEGCGCDSDVEFRRFLQIAMRSATELEYHLILANDLRYIHTDQYQSLAAAATEVKKMLASFIVHLRGG
- a CDS encoding MoxR family ATPase, encoding MTTSEARAQAGEAASAIHDAARRIKANIERVVVGKDAVIDLVLVALLSDGHILIEDVPGIGKTTLAKAIARSIGCSFKRIQFTPDVMPSDITGIHFYNQKQGEFEFRPGPIIANIVLADEINRATPRTQSALLEALEERQITVEGVTMRLPSPFLVIATQNPIELEGTFPLPEAQLDRFFMRVKLGYPTPEDEDQILLRFESLSPLESLEPVVTADDLVRLSRLVPRVFCEPSVRQYAVHIVQATRHHPAYELGASPRGSISLFRGARALAAIRGRDYVLPDDIKFLAPYILAHRAILSSQSRLRGRDAEGVLEEVLGSVAVPVEG